In a genomic window of Nostoc sp. UHCC 0870:
- the dcm gene encoding DNA (cytosine-5-)-methyltransferase, with amino-acid sequence MSTTIKFIDLFAGIGGMRLGLEQACKTLGIQSECVFTSEIKPTAVRVYHENFSGNNLWGDITEIYSHQIPDFDILLAGFPCQPFSSAGTKQGFLDTRGTLFFEIERILKDKSPFGFLLENVEGLVKHDHGRTLATILKKLENLGYTLTWKVLNAKNFGIPQDRKRIYIVGSKNIPISLDFVNNEQSILLDILETGYPTLQTDFVKKLLMQYSLDSLYGKSIKDKRGGEDNIHSWDLELKGKVTSQQKELLNLLLKQRRRKKWSAEKGIHWMDGIPLSFDEIATFYNNKNLKAMLDDLVTKGYLKYEHPKDIQEVLNKDGKQVKKRKYRIDLQKGYNIVVGKLSFPLNEILNPYDIAPTLVATDMQKLAVVDGQGLRCLTIREGLRLFGFPEDYQINLPINKSFDLLGNTIVVPVVKAISERIVIQKLNSLPNQVYELTTAS; translated from the coding sequence ATGTCTACTACTATTAAGTTTATTGATTTATTTGCAGGTATTGGAGGTATGCGATTGGGCTTAGAACAAGCCTGTAAAACCTTGGGGATTCAAAGTGAGTGTGTTTTCACTTCAGAAATTAAGCCTACAGCAGTTAGAGTATACCATGAAAACTTTTCTGGAAATAACCTCTGGGGTGATATTACTGAGATATATAGCCATCAAATTCCTGACTTTGATATTCTATTAGCTGGGTTTCCTTGTCAACCTTTTAGTAGTGCTGGAACAAAACAAGGGTTTTTAGATACTAGAGGAACTTTATTTTTTGAAATCGAACGCATTTTAAAAGATAAATCACCTTTTGGTTTTTTATTAGAAAATGTTGAAGGTTTAGTCAAGCATGATCATGGTAGAACTTTAGCAACTATTTTAAAAAAATTAGAGAATTTAGGTTATACATTAACCTGGAAAGTTTTAAATGCTAAAAATTTTGGAATTCCTCAAGATAGAAAAAGAATTTATATAGTTGGCTCAAAAAATATTCCAATTTCTTTAGATTTTGTTAATAATGAACAGTCTATTTTATTGGATATTTTAGAAACAGGATATCCCACCTTACAAACAGATTTTGTTAAAAAGTTATTAATGCAATATTCTCTTGATTCACTTTATGGTAAATCAATTAAAGATAAAAGAGGAGGAGAAGATAATATTCATAGTTGGGATTTAGAATTAAAAGGAAAAGTTACTTCCCAACAAAAAGAATTATTAAATTTATTGCTTAAACAAAGAAGAAGAAAAAAATGGTCTGCTGAAAAAGGCATTCATTGGATGGATGGCATACCATTAAGCTTCGATGAAATTGCAACTTTTTATAATAATAAAAATTTAAAAGCGATGTTAGATGATTTAGTTACTAAAGGTTATTTAAAGTATGAACATCCTAAAGATATTCAGGAAGTGCTAAATAAAGATGGTAAACAAGTTAAAAAAAGAAAATATAGAATTGATTTACAAAAAGGATATAATATTGTTGTTGGTAAACTTAGTTTTCCTCTTAACGAAATTCTTAATCCTTATGATATTGCCCCAACTTTAGTGGCTACTGATATGCAGAAATTGGCAGTAGTTGATGGTCAAGGATTAAGATGTTTAACTATTAGAGAAGGATTAAGATTATTTGGATTTCCTGAAGATTATCAGATAAATTTGCCTATTAATAAATCGTTTGATTTATTGGGAAATACAATAGTAGTTCCCGTTGTTAAAGCAATTAGTGAAAGAATAGTTATACAAAAGCTAAATTCATTACCTAATCAAGTGTATGAATTAACAACGGCAAGCTAG
- the glgA gene encoding glycogen synthase GlgA: MYIVQIASECAPVIKAGGLGDVVYGLSRELDIRGNCVELILPKYDCMRYDHIWGLHEAYLNLSVPWYGGAIHCTVYCGWVHGRVCFFIEPHSEDNFFNRGCYYGCDDDDMRFAFFSKAALEFLHQSNKRPDIIHCHDWQTGLVPVMLYEIYKYHGMDHQRVCYTIHNFKHQGIGGVKTLWATGLNRESYYFQSDKLQDDFNPFALNYMKGGIVYSNAVTTVSPNHALEAQHTEVGCGLGHTLHLHREKFKGLLNGIDYDFWNPEIDRYIPHNYNEDDFEQKLYNKKALREQLLLRPSDKPIIAYIGRLDHQKGVHLVHHAIYHALNKEAQFVLLGSATEAGINAHFRHEKEFLNNNPDVHLELGFNEELSHLIYAGADMIVVPSNYEPCGLTQMIGLKYGTVPIVRGVGGLVNTVFDRDYDQNLPPEKRNGYVFYQTDNQALESAMNRAIDLWYQSPEEFQKLAIQGMKYDYSWNQPGEEYLEIYDWIKYRW, translated from the coding sequence ATGTACATCGTACAGATTGCCTCGGAATGCGCTCCTGTAATTAAAGCAGGAGGCTTAGGGGATGTCGTTTACGGTTTGAGTCGGGAATTAGACATTCGGGGCAATTGCGTCGAACTGATTTTACCCAAGTATGATTGTATGCGCTACGACCATATTTGGGGGCTACATGAGGCTTACTTAAACTTGTCTGTGCCTTGGTATGGTGGGGCTATTCACTGCACCGTGTATTGTGGTTGGGTACATGGGCGAGTCTGTTTCTTCATTGAACCCCACTCTGAAGATAACTTCTTCAATCGCGGTTGCTATTACGGTTGTGATGATGACGATATGCGCTTTGCCTTCTTCAGCAAAGCAGCGTTAGAATTTCTCCATCAAAGCAATAAGCGTCCTGACATCATCCATTGCCATGATTGGCAAACAGGCTTAGTTCCCGTCATGCTCTATGAGATTTACAAATATCATGGCATGGATCATCAACGGGTTTGCTACACCATCCACAATTTTAAGCATCAAGGAATTGGTGGTGTCAAAACTCTCTGGGCTACAGGTTTAAATCGAGAGTCTTATTACTTCCAATCCGACAAGTTGCAAGACGACTTTAACCCCTTTGCTTTGAACTATATGAAAGGGGGAATTGTTTACTCAAATGCAGTCACCACAGTTTCGCCTAACCACGCCTTAGAAGCTCAACATACAGAAGTTGGCTGTGGTTTAGGTCATACTTTGCATTTGCACCGAGAGAAATTTAAAGGGCTGCTGAACGGTATTGATTACGATTTTTGGAATCCAGAAATTGACCGTTACATACCCCACAACTATAACGAAGACGATTTTGAACAAAAACTATATAACAAAAAAGCTTTGCGTGAGCAACTATTGCTCCGCCCTTCTGATAAACCAATCATCGCTTACATTGGGAGATTAGATCATCAAAAAGGTGTCCATCTTGTCCACCATGCAATTTATCATGCTTTGAATAAAGAAGCACAATTTGTATTACTAGGTTCTGCAACAGAAGCAGGAATCAACGCTCATTTCCGCCATGAAAAAGAATTTTTGAATAATAACCCAGATGTACATTTAGAACTGGGCTTTAATGAAGAACTATCTCACCTCATTTATGCAGGGGCAGATATGATTGTTGTCCCCAGCAATTATGAACCCTGTGGTTTAACCCAGATGATTGGTTTGAAGTATGGTACTGTCCCCATCGTGCGCGGTGTCGGCGGACTGGTAAATACAGTATTTGACCGAGACTACGACCAAAATCTCCCACCAGAAAAACGCAATGGTTATGTGTTTTATCAGACAGATAACCAGGCTTTAGAATCAGCCATGAATCGGGCAATTGATTTGTGGTATCAGTCCCCTGAAGAGTTTCAAAAACTAGCGATTCAGGGTATGAAGTATGACTACTCATGGAATCAGCCAGGAGAAGAATACTTAGAGATTTACGACTGGATTAAATACAGGTGGTAG